One genomic window of Gallaecimonas sp. GXIMD4217 includes the following:
- a CDS encoding AhpA/YtjB family protein, whose protein sequence is MTEKETSHFPQRRRRWLKLLSALLALSLVALVMVLWRQIGHAGLTLERQQISVMARALTSQAAYAAGQLMSEENSAALAGLAEQLAQAPQILDAAIYDGNGAALAKAGAKRPVLALLTEEAGLIPYVSEINHDGQVVGYLRITLSEDEIVGDARHFRQHALERLRLMLLLAGLAGLLLAQLLRRH, encoded by the coding sequence ATGACCGAAAAGGAAACTAGCCATTTTCCCCAGCGCAGGCGCCGCTGGCTGAAGCTGTTGTCGGCGCTGCTGGCGCTGAGCCTGGTGGCCCTTGTCATGGTGCTGTGGCGCCAGATAGGCCATGCCGGCCTGACCCTGGAAAGGCAGCAGATCAGCGTCATGGCCCGGGCCCTGACCTCCCAGGCCGCCTATGCCGCCGGCCAGCTGATGAGCGAGGAAAACAGCGCCGCCCTGGCCGGCCTGGCGGAACAGCTGGCCCAGGCGCCGCAGATCCTCGACGCCGCCATCTATGACGGTAACGGCGCCGCCCTGGCCAAGGCCGGCGCCAAGCGGCCGGTGCTGGCCCTGCTTACCGAGGAGGCCGGGCTGATCCCCTATGTTTCGGAGATAAACCACGACGGCCAGGTGGTGGGCTACCTGCGCATTACCCTCAGTGAAGACGAGATTGTCGGCGACGCCCGTCACTTCCGGCAACATGCCCTGGAGCGGTTGCGGCTGATGCTGCTGCTGGCCGGCCTGGCCGGGTTGCTGCTGGCGCAGCTATTGCGGCGCCATTAA
- the serB gene encoding phosphoserine phosphatase SerB, protein MNDKQFFVPRSEQPLNLLQQALPLGERHWYPSTLGPALVGSDALAETGWELVAAEGLKSAPPSQHWRLFGPELTWPQLNTLLAPFQWQRLSWRHDGCYELALSQAPDKEVYLGLCRQLGVELVPGPFPSLSEPGLLIMDMDSTAITGECIDEVAELAGCGEAVAQVTAAAMRGELDFAQSLRERVARLEGTPATVLDSVADSLRFTPGIPELVARVQQAGWLTVLVSGGFTFFAHQIQDRLGLDLAEANVLELIDGKLTGQVLGPIVDGQYKLEVLKRVRDKAGLAPSQVLALGDGANDLPMLAEAGLGIAYRGKPKVELAARGAILGHDMHAVLALLEASGS, encoded by the coding sequence ATGAACGATAAGCAATTTTTTGTACCCCGGTCCGAGCAGCCGCTGAACCTGCTGCAACAGGCCCTGCCGCTGGGGGAGCGCCACTGGTATCCCTCAACACTGGGACCGGCCCTGGTCGGCAGCGACGCCCTGGCCGAGACCGGCTGGGAGCTGGTGGCGGCCGAGGGTCTCAAGTCAGCCCCCCCCAGCCAGCATTGGCGACTCTTTGGTCCCGAGCTGACCTGGCCCCAGCTCAACACCCTGCTGGCTCCCTTCCAGTGGCAGCGGTTGAGCTGGCGCCACGATGGCTGCTACGAGCTGGCGCTGAGCCAGGCCCCCGACAAGGAGGTCTACCTGGGACTGTGCCGGCAGCTGGGTGTCGAGCTGGTGCCCGGGCCCTTTCCCTCCTTAAGCGAACCCGGCCTGCTGATCATGGACATGGACTCCACCGCCATCACCGGCGAGTGCATCGACGAGGTGGCGGAGCTGGCCGGCTGCGGCGAGGCGGTGGCCCAGGTGACGGCGGCGGCCATGCGCGGCGAGCTGGATTTTGCCCAGAGCCTGCGTGAGCGGGTGGCCAGGCTGGAAGGCACGCCCGCCACAGTGCTGGATTCGGTGGCCGACAGCTTGAGGTTCACGCCGGGGATCCCCGAGCTGGTGGCCAGGGTTCAGCAGGCCGGCTGGCTGACGGTGCTGGTGTCCGGCGGTTTCACCTTCTTTGCCCACCAGATCCAGGACAGGCTGGGCCTGGATCTGGCCGAGGCCAATGTGCTGGAGCTGATCGACGGCAAGCTGACCGGCCAGGTGCTGGGGCCCATCGTCGACGGCCAGTACAAGCTGGAGGTGCTGAAGCGGGTCCGGGACAAGGCTGGGCTTGCCCCCTCCCAGGTGCTGGCCCTGGGCGACGGCGCCAATGATCTGCCCATGCTGGCCGAGGCCGGCCTTGGCATCGCCTACCGGGGCAAGCCCAAGGTGGAGCTGGCCGCCAGGGGTGCCATCCTCGGCCACGACATGCATGCGGTGCTGGCGCTGCTGGAGGCGTCCGGGTCATGA
- a CDS encoding alpha/beta hydrolase produces the protein MTQRSLYIDRGDHRLHLRHMGPEDGSGPVVLMLHGAISNGKVFYSESGKGLGPFLAGRGFQVYVAELRGRGLSLPAIEAGHDYGQTDAIVAELPAMQAFIRERHPGQKVHWLAHSWGGVLMASCLARFPGLAEQVASLTFFGSKRCIRRWSWERLLKVELVWKRLGPYWVRKHGYLPARQLRIGADSETVESLLSSVAWVKPGPWVDPQDGFDYGAGAARVDWPRSWFIAGARDRVLGHPGDVADFRAEMGAAGPITVLGRKQGFEKDFGHLDMLVGPGLDGLFAQVADWLSGAAPGPEHRPGPHSPR, from the coding sequence ATGACGCAGCGGTCACTCTATATCGACCGCGGCGATCACAGGCTGCACCTGCGCCACATGGGGCCCGAGGACGGCAGCGGCCCAGTGGTGTTGATGCTGCACGGCGCCATCAGCAACGGCAAGGTGTTCTATTCCGAGTCCGGCAAGGGCCTGGGGCCCTTCCTGGCCGGCCGGGGCTTCCAGGTCTATGTAGCGGAGCTGCGTGGCCGGGGCCTGAGCCTGCCGGCCATTGAGGCCGGCCACGACTACGGCCAGACCGACGCCATTGTCGCCGAACTGCCGGCCATGCAGGCCTTCATTCGCGAGCGCCACCCCGGCCAAAAGGTGCACTGGCTGGCCCATTCCTGGGGTGGGGTGCTGATGGCCTCCTGCCTGGCCCGCTTCCCCGGACTGGCCGAGCAGGTGGCCAGCCTGACCTTTTTCGGCAGCAAGCGCTGCATCCGTCGCTGGAGCTGGGAGCGCCTGCTCAAGGTGGAGCTGGTCTGGAAAAGGTTGGGCCCCTACTGGGTGCGCAAGCACGGCTACCTGCCGGCCAGGCAACTGCGCATCGGCGCCGACTCCGAGACCGTCGAGTCCCTGTTGTCCTCCGTGGCCTGGGTCAAGCCCGGGCCCTGGGTGGATCCCCAGGACGGCTTTGACTACGGCGCCGGTGCCGCTCGGGTGGATTGGCCAAGGAGCTGGTTCATCGCCGGCGCCAGGGACAGGGTGCTGGGCCACCCGGGCGACGTGGCCGACTTCCGCGCCGAGATGGGGGCCGCCGGGCCCATTACGGTGCTGGGCCGCAAGCAGGGTTTCGAGAAGGATTTCGGCCACCTGGACATGCTGGTGGGACCTGGGCTGGATGGGCTGTTCGCTCAGGTGGCCGACTGGCTCAGCGGGGCGGCGCCAGGCCCAGAACACAGGCCAGGGCCGCACTCACCTCGGTGA
- a CDS encoding PilZ domain-containing protein: MFEPRPEYKDLSEHPLIGQLRSMVGEPDFDTLFNQLTADEDNNARFLLRMELRRVAAPCQRVIDLRQKGFKDAEPLDMDGVLHHLDAGARRIFEQGLREFNGRYTIATYEDVMRYAEQQRRERQEGRTVEEDETHWLNLVRFGTSVDRASERLHFVSAVTLAAADGQRLAAMTKDLSVQGLRLKLEAPAELAPQALLEVHWDGLNGEGNHWPPLRYRVMEQQHRELRLARVDADPAMDEHLHSLVAERQRRYKLDVKHLLETTRSRGFEQLVLGQSAMLPLFFGGEPGQWQLRQSLITTHNRALVERFRDGDDSLLPELVNSDLIQRLFDRPEEDRELFLLAFSHYQQGKRFLFAADLERLQGDGLLELFLHFGAHKPQWHLYKLSLFEVDGLNLTQLDADPLTEDQELQLSELKGDPVSQDLQAIRLVAILRDISQPRLKDYLQEPARGDPNSLVRYRLDHPRPLPTVAMRFSDMRIEPRYSYRSQVEVTLDGQRYEGVTRDISVQGLCVVLNSPLPRSPGEVDIALPKLQRLTDRFNLMRLPYQVVHHDGNEHRLHLMVADLGHTHPAKRFFSALIAANEDKLRIIEEPQSRFALARGLRQLLVSAGLPPCLFVQKREGKLSPNWLGLPVSSLPLPLLLNRLSQADQGRIDLEELLPWQQFRTLLREWKKAGVAQADNNKQLLLVALGKDGMPVLTRLQSQLPGEELIAFLEQAGHKGGWQAWLLEPSRIGKPDMHFIQKELNTISRQALHRAKLLEEDLWNTLAVVEITEVSAALACVLGLAPPR; encoded by the coding sequence GTGTTTGAGCCTCGCCCCGAATACAAGGATCTCTCCGAACACCCGCTGATCGGCCAGCTCAGGTCCATGGTCGGCGAGCCGGACTTCGACACCCTGTTCAACCAGCTCACCGCCGACGAAGACAACAACGCCCGCTTCCTGCTGCGCATGGAGCTGAGGCGGGTGGCCGCCCCCTGCCAGCGGGTCATCGACCTGCGCCAGAAGGGCTTCAAGGATGCCGAGCCGCTGGACATGGACGGCGTGCTGCACCACCTGGACGCCGGCGCCAGGCGCATCTTCGAGCAGGGCCTGCGGGAGTTCAACGGCCGCTACACCATCGCCACCTACGAAGACGTGATGCGCTATGCCGAGCAGCAGCGCCGGGAGCGCCAGGAAGGCCGGACGGTGGAAGAGGACGAGACCCACTGGCTGAACCTGGTGCGTTTCGGCACCTCGGTGGACAGGGCCTCCGAACGGCTGCACTTCGTCAGTGCCGTCACCCTGGCGGCGGCCGACGGCCAGCGCCTGGCGGCCATGACCAAGGATCTCTCGGTCCAGGGCCTGCGCCTGAAGCTGGAGGCCCCGGCCGAGCTTGCTCCCCAGGCGCTGCTGGAGGTGCACTGGGACGGCCTCAACGGCGAGGGCAACCACTGGCCCCCCCTGCGTTACCGGGTGATGGAGCAGCAACACCGGGAGCTGCGCCTGGCCCGGGTCGATGCCGATCCGGCCATGGACGAGCACCTGCACTCCCTGGTGGCCGAGCGCCAGCGCCGCTACAAGCTGGACGTCAAGCACCTGCTGGAAACCACCCGCAGCCGCGGCTTCGAACAGCTAGTGCTGGGCCAAAGCGCCATGTTGCCGCTCTTTTTCGGCGGCGAGCCGGGCCAATGGCAGCTCCGCCAGTCCCTGATCACCACCCACAACAGGGCCCTGGTGGAACGCTTTCGGGACGGCGACGACAGCCTGCTGCCGGAGCTGGTCAACAGCGACCTCATCCAGCGTCTCTTCGACCGGCCGGAAGAAGACAGGGAGCTGTTCCTGCTGGCCTTCAGCCATTACCAGCAGGGCAAGCGTTTCCTGTTTGCCGCCGATCTGGAACGGCTCCAGGGCGATGGCCTGCTGGAGCTGTTCCTGCACTTCGGGGCCCACAAGCCCCAGTGGCATCTCTACAAGCTGAGCCTGTTCGAGGTGGACGGCCTCAACCTGACGCAACTGGATGCCGATCCCCTCACCGAGGACCAGGAACTGCAGCTGAGCGAGCTGAAGGGGGATCCCGTCTCCCAGGATCTCCAGGCCATACGCCTGGTGGCCATATTGAGGGACATCAGCCAACCGCGGCTCAAGGACTACCTGCAGGAGCCTGCCCGGGGCGATCCCAACAGCCTGGTCCGCTATCGCCTGGACCACCCCAGGCCCCTGCCCACGGTCGCCATGCGCTTTTCCGACATGCGCATCGAACCCAGGTACAGCTACCGGAGCCAAGTGGAAGTGACCCTGGACGGCCAGCGCTACGAGGGCGTCACCCGCGATATCTCGGTACAGGGCCTGTGTGTGGTGCTGAATAGCCCCCTGCCCAGATCCCCCGGGGAAGTGGATATTGCCCTGCCCAAGCTGCAGCGCCTCACCGACAGGTTCAACCTGATGCGCCTGCCCTACCAGGTGGTGCACCACGACGGCAACGAACACCGCCTGCACCTGATGGTGGCGGATCTGGGCCATACCCACCCGGCCAAGCGCTTCTTCAGCGCCCTGATCGCCGCCAACGAGGACAAACTGAGGATCATCGAGGAGCCCCAGAGCCGTTTCGCCCTGGCCCGGGGCCTGCGCCAGCTGCTGGTCTCGGCCGGCCTGCCGCCCTGCCTGTTCGTCCAGAAGCGCGAAGGCAAGCTGAGCCCCAATTGGCTGGGCCTGCCGGTCAGCTCATTGCCGCTGCCGCTGCTGCTGAACCGGCTCAGCCAGGCCGACCAGGGCCGCATCGACCTGGAGGAGCTGCTGCCCTGGCAACAGTTCCGGACCCTGCTCAGGGAATGGAAGAAGGCCGGCGTGGCGCAGGCGGACAACAACAAGCAACTGCTGCTGGTGGCGCTCGGCAAGGACGGCATGCCGGTGCTGACCCGGCTGCAAAGCCAGCTGCCCGGGGAGGAGCTGATCGCCTTCCTGGAGCAGGCCGGTCACAAGGGCGGCTGGCAGGCCTGGCTGCTGGAGCCCAGCCGCATCGGCAAGCCGGACATGCACTTCATCCAGAAGGAACTCAACACCATCAGCCGCCAGGCCCTGCACAGGGCCAAGCTGCTGGAAGAGGATTTGTGGAACACCCTGGCGGTGGTGGAGATCACCGAGGTGAGTGCGGCCCTGGCCTGTGTTCTGGGCCTGGCGCCGCCCCGCTGA
- the radA gene encoding DNA repair protein RadA, whose translation MAKRKTAYVCSDCGADFPRWQGQCSECGAWNTISEMRLAPASSGREGRFAGYAGQADKAVMTLDQVDLAELPRIHSGFGELDRVLGGGIVPGSAILIGGNPGAGKSTLLLQTMCSLAERMPTLYVTGEESLQQVAMRAHRLGLPTDKLRVMAETSVEAITAQAERDKPKVMVIDSIQVMHMAEIQSAPGSVSQVRESAAWLTRFAKQNGVAVIMVGHVTKDGTLAGPKVLEHCIDCSVMLDGDADSRFRTLRGHKNRFGAVNELGVFAMTGQGLKEVSNPSAIFLQRAEEQAPGSTVMVIWEGTRPLLVELQALVDYSQLANPRRVAVGLEQNRLAMLLAVMHRHGGVQMADQDVFVNVVGGVRVAETSADLALLLAMVSSFKNQSLSRELVVFGEVGLAGEIRPVPSGSERLNEAAKHGFKKAILPKANMPKKAPEGMEVIGVSMLSEALEAIL comes from the coding sequence ATGGCCAAACGTAAGACCGCCTACGTCTGCAGTGATTGTGGTGCCGACTTCCCGCGCTGGCAGGGCCAGTGCAGCGAATGCGGCGCCTGGAACACCATCTCCGAGATGCGCCTGGCCCCGGCCAGCAGTGGCCGCGAGGGGCGTTTCGCCGGCTATGCCGGCCAGGCCGACAAGGCGGTGATGACCCTGGATCAGGTGGATCTGGCCGAGCTGCCGCGCATCCACAGCGGCTTCGGCGAGCTGGACCGGGTGCTGGGCGGCGGCATAGTGCCGGGCAGCGCCATCCTCATCGGCGGCAACCCCGGTGCCGGCAAGAGCACCCTGCTGCTGCAGACCATGTGCTCCCTGGCCGAACGCATGCCCACCCTCTATGTCACGGGCGAGGAATCCCTGCAGCAGGTGGCCATGCGCGCCCATCGCCTTGGCCTGCCCACCGACAAGCTCAGGGTGATGGCGGAGACCTCGGTGGAGGCCATCACCGCCCAGGCCGAGCGCGACAAGCCCAAGGTGATGGTCATCGACTCCATCCAGGTCATGCACATGGCCGAGATCCAGTCGGCGCCGGGCTCGGTGTCCCAGGTCCGTGAGTCGGCGGCCTGGCTGACCCGCTTCGCCAAGCAGAACGGGGTGGCGGTGATCATGGTCGGCCATGTCACCAAGGACGGCACCCTGGCCGGCCCCAAGGTGCTGGAACACTGCATCGACTGCTCGGTGATGCTGGACGGCGACGCCGACTCCCGCTTCCGCACCCTGAGGGGCCACAAGAACCGTTTCGGCGCCGTCAACGAGCTGGGCGTGTTCGCCATGACCGGCCAGGGCCTCAAGGAGGTCTCCAACCCCTCCGCCATCTTCCTGCAACGGGCCGAAGAGCAGGCGCCCGGCTCCACCGTGATGGTGATCTGGGAAGGAACCCGGCCGCTGCTGGTGGAGCTGCAGGCCCTGGTGGACTATTCCCAGCTGGCCAACCCGCGCCGGGTGGCGGTGGGCCTGGAGCAGAACCGCCTGGCCATGCTGCTGGCGGTGATGCACCGCCACGGCGGCGTGCAGATGGCGGACCAGGACGTCTTCGTCAACGTGGTGGGCGGGGTGCGGGTGGCCGAGACCAGTGCCGATCTGGCGCTGCTGCTGGCCATGGTCTCCAGCTTCAAGAACCAGAGCCTGAGCCGGGAGCTGGTGGTGTTCGGGGAAGTGGGCCTGGCCGGGGAGATCCGGCCTGTGCCGTCCGGTAGCGAGCGCCTCAACGAGGCAGCCAAGCACGGTTTCAAGAAGGCCATCCTGCCCAAGGCCAATATGCCCAAGAAAGCCCCTGAGGGCATGGAAGTGATTGGCGTCAGCATGCTGTCGGAAGCCCTGGAGGCCATTCTCTGA
- a CDS encoding PilZ domain-containing protein, producing MVKTAERRRFERIPFEHAATLKLGSEQWPTEVQDLSLKGALVVRPIGWPGQIGQSCKLDIPLGKDEKAIQMKCIIVGMREDRLHLLVTYQDLDSVSRLKRLVELNLGEAELLERDLGNLIDSAD from the coding sequence ATGGTGAAGACCGCAGAACGGCGGCGCTTCGAGCGCATTCCCTTCGAGCATGCCGCCACCCTGAAACTGGGCAGCGAACAGTGGCCCACCGAGGTGCAGGATCTGTCCCTGAAGGGAGCCCTGGTGGTTCGCCCCATCGGCTGGCCCGGCCAGATAGGCCAGAGCTGCAAGCTGGACATCCCCCTCGGCAAGGACGAGAAGGCCATCCAGATGAAATGCATCATAGTGGGCATGCGCGAGGACAGGCTGCACCTGCTGGTGACCTACCAGGATCTCGACTCGGTCAGCCGCCTCAAGCGGCTGGTGGAGCTGAACCTGGGTGAAGCCGAACTGCTGGAACGGGATCTGGGCAACCTGATCGACAGCGCCGACTGA
- a CDS encoding PilZ domain-containing protein gives MERRRFTRILFQAPVMLCRGERCWDMKLVDLSLQGALVRGPVSAELRNGLPLRFIMQLPQSDTHILMQSRVAYSTNELLGLECLSLDMESAGHLKSLVALNVGSTALLYRELAQLGELDDDELEESIEGLW, from the coding sequence GTGGAAAGACGTCGTTTTACCCGCATTCTCTTCCAGGCACCCGTCATGCTCTGCCGTGGCGAACGCTGCTGGGACATGAAGCTGGTGGATCTGTCCCTGCAGGGGGCCCTGGTCAGGGGCCCGGTCTCGGCCGAACTCCGCAATGGCCTGCCCCTACGGTTCATCATGCAGTTACCCCAAAGCGATACCCATATCCTGATGCAGAGCCGGGTGGCCTACAGCACCAATGAGCTCCTGGGCCTGGAGTGCCTGAGCCTGGACATGGAAAGCGCCGGCCACCTCAAGAGCCTGGTGGCCCTGAACGTGGGCTCCACCGCCCTGCTCTACCGGGAGCTGGCCCAGCTGGGCGAGCTCGACGACGACGAGCTGGAGGAAAGCATAGAGGGCCTATGGTGA
- the ettA gene encoding energy-dependent translational throttle protein EttA, which produces MAQYIYTMSRVSKVVPPKKYILKDISLCFFPGAKIGVLGLNGAGKSTLLRIMAGIDTEIDGEARAQAGINVGYLPQEPQLDPSKDVRGNIEEAVADVVEALKRLDEVYAAYADPDADFDALAKEQGELENLIQAKDGHNLDNTLERAAEALRLPPWDADVTKLSGGERRRVALCRLLLSRPDMLLLDEPTNHLDAESVAWLERFLKDYTGTVVAITHDRYFLDNVAGWILELDRGEGIPWEGNYSSWLEQKEKRLAQEEKSEAARQKSIQKELEWVRQNPKGRQSKSKARMARFEELQNQDFQKRNETNELFIPPGPRLGDKVVEVSNLTKSYGDRVLIDDLSFSIPKGAIVGIIGPNGAGKSTLFRMLSGQEQPDSGTIELGESVQLASVDQFRDAMDGNKTVWEEVSGGQDIMRIGNMEIPSRAYVGRFNFRGADQQKRVGELSGGERGRLHMAKLLQAGGNLLLLDEPTNDLDVETLRALENALLDFAGCAMVISHDRWFLDRVATHILDYRDEGQVNFYEGNYTDYEAYMKDKYGADAMEPHRIKYKKMA; this is translated from the coding sequence ATGGCACAGTACATCTACACCATGAGCCGTGTAAGCAAGGTGGTGCCCCCCAAGAAATACATCTTGAAGGACATCTCCCTCTGCTTCTTCCCCGGCGCCAAGATCGGCGTCCTGGGTCTGAACGGCGCCGGTAAATCCACCCTGTTGCGCATCATGGCCGGCATCGACACCGAAATCGATGGCGAAGCCCGTGCCCAGGCCGGCATCAATGTGGGCTACCTGCCCCAGGAGCCGCAGCTGGATCCAAGCAAGGACGTGCGCGGCAACATCGAAGAGGCCGTGGCCGACGTGGTCGAGGCCCTCAAGCGCCTGGACGAGGTCTATGCCGCCTATGCCGATCCGGACGCCGACTTCGACGCCCTGGCCAAGGAGCAGGGCGAGCTGGAGAACCTGATCCAGGCCAAAGACGGCCACAACCTGGACAACACCCTGGAGCGCGCCGCCGAGGCCCTGCGCCTGCCGCCCTGGGACGCCGACGTCACCAAGCTGTCCGGTGGTGAACGCCGCCGCGTGGCCCTGTGCCGCCTGCTGCTGTCCCGCCCCGACATGCTGCTGCTGGACGAACCCACCAACCACCTGGACGCCGAGTCCGTGGCCTGGCTGGAGCGCTTCCTCAAGGACTACACCGGCACCGTGGTGGCCATCACCCACGACCGTTACTTCCTCGACAACGTGGCCGGCTGGATCCTGGAACTGGACCGCGGCGAAGGCATCCCCTGGGAAGGCAACTATTCCTCCTGGCTGGAGCAGAAGGAAAAGCGCCTGGCCCAGGAAGAAAAGTCCGAGGCCGCCCGCCAGAAGTCCATCCAGAAGGAACTGGAATGGGTGCGCCAGAACCCCAAGGGTCGCCAGTCCAAGTCCAAGGCCCGCATGGCCCGCTTCGAAGAGCTGCAGAACCAGGACTTCCAGAAGCGCAACGAGACCAACGAACTGTTCATCCCGCCGGGCCCCCGCCTGGGCGACAAGGTGGTGGAGGTCAGCAACCTCACCAAGAGCTATGGCGACCGGGTGCTCATCGACGATCTGAGCTTCTCCATTCCCAAGGGCGCCATCGTCGGCATCATCGGCCCCAACGGTGCCGGTAAGTCCACCCTGTTCCGCATGCTGAGCGGCCAGGAGCAGCCGGATTCCGGCACCATAGAGCTGGGCGAATCCGTGCAGCTGGCCAGCGTCGACCAGTTCCGCGACGCCATGGACGGCAACAAGACCGTCTGGGAAGAGGTTTCCGGCGGCCAGGACATCATGCGCATCGGCAACATGGAGATCCCCAGCCGTGCCTACGTGGGCCGCTTCAACTTCCGCGGCGCCGACCAGCAGAAGCGGGTCGGCGAGCTGTCCGGTGGTGAGCGTGGCCGCCTGCACATGGCCAAGCTGCTCCAGGCCGGCGGCAACCTGCTGCTGCTGGACGAACCCACCAACGACCTGGACGTGGAAACCCTGCGCGCCCTGGAAAACGCCCTGCTGGACTTCGCCGGCTGCGCCATGGTCATTTCCCACGACCGCTGGTTCCTGGACAGGGTCGCCACCCACATCCTGGATTACCGGGACGAGGGCCAGGTGAACTTCTACGAAGGCAACTACACCGACTACGAAGCCTACATGAAGGACAAGTACGGTGCCGACGCCATGGAGCCCCACCGCATCAAGTACAAGAAAATGGCCTGA
- the glyA gene encoding serine hydroxymethyltransferase has product MLDSKMTLAEFDHELWNAMSDEVRRQEEHIELIASENYTSARVMAAQGSQLTNKYAEGYPHKRYYGGCEYVDVAEDLAIARAKELFGADYANVQPHSGSQANNAVFLALVKPGDTVLGMSLAHGGHLTHGAAPNFSGKNYNAVQYGINEETGEIDYEEVRALAKEHQPKMIIAGFSAYSGVIDWAKFRAIADEVGAYLFVDMAHVAGLIAAGLYPNPLPHAHVVTTTTHKTLAGPRGGLILSACGDEDIYKKLNSAVFPGSQGGPLMHVIAAKAVAFKEALSPEFKAYQQRVLDNAKAMVAVMQERGYKIVSGGTQNHLFLVDLIDKDITGKDADAALGRANITVNKNSVPNDPRSPFVTSGLRLGTPAMTMRGFQVEEARQVANWICDVLDNMGDESVVERVKGEVVELCRRFPVYG; this is encoded by the coding sequence ATGCTGGACTCTAAAATGACCCTTGCCGAATTCGATCACGAGCTGTGGAACGCCATGAGCGACGAGGTGCGTCGCCAGGAAGAGCACATCGAACTGATCGCTTCCGAGAACTACACCAGCGCCCGTGTCATGGCCGCCCAGGGTTCTCAGCTGACCAACAAGTACGCCGAAGGCTATCCCCACAAGCGCTACTACGGCGGCTGTGAATACGTGGACGTGGCCGAAGATCTGGCCATCGCCCGCGCCAAGGAGCTGTTCGGCGCCGACTACGCCAACGTCCAGCCCCATTCCGGTTCCCAGGCCAACAACGCCGTGTTCCTGGCCCTGGTCAAGCCCGGCGACACCGTGCTGGGCATGAGCCTGGCCCACGGCGGCCACCTGACCCACGGCGCCGCGCCCAACTTCTCCGGCAAGAACTACAACGCCGTTCAGTACGGCATCAACGAAGAGACCGGTGAAATAGATTACGAAGAGGTGCGTGCCCTGGCCAAGGAGCACCAGCCGAAGATGATCATCGCCGGCTTCTCCGCCTATTCCGGCGTCATCGACTGGGCCAAGTTCCGCGCCATCGCCGACGAAGTGGGCGCCTACCTGTTCGTGGACATGGCCCACGTGGCGGGCCTGATCGCCGCCGGCCTGTACCCCAACCCGCTGCCCCACGCCCACGTGGTCACCACCACCACCCACAAGACCCTGGCCGGTCCCCGTGGTGGCCTGATCCTGTCCGCCTGCGGCGACGAGGACATCTACAAGAAGCTGAACTCCGCCGTCTTCCCGGGCAGCCAGGGCGGCCCGCTGATGCACGTCATCGCCGCCAAGGCCGTGGCCTTCAAGGAAGCCCTGAGCCCCGAGTTCAAGGCCTACCAGCAGCGCGTGCTGGACAACGCCAAGGCCATGGTCGCCGTGATGCAGGAGCGCGGCTACAAGATCGTCTCCGGCGGCACCCAGAACCACCTGTTCCTGGTCGATCTCATCGACAAGGACATCACGGGTAAGGACGCCGATGCCGCCCTGGGCCGCGCCAACATCACCGTCAACAAGAACTCCGTGCCCAACGATCCCCGTTCCCCCTTCGTGACCTCCGGTCTGCGCCTGGGCACCCCGGCCATGACCATGCGCGGCTTCCAGGTGGAAGAGGCCAGGCAGGTGGCCAACTGGATCTGCGACGTGCTGGACAACATGGGCGACGAGTCCGTGGTCGAGCGGGTCAAGGGTGAGGTGGTCGAGCTGTGCCGCCGCTTCCCGGTTTACGGTTAA
- the nrdR gene encoding transcriptional regulator NrdR yields MHCPFCAAADTKVIDSRLVADGHQVRRRRECLHCHERFTTFESAELVMPKVVKHSGIREPFDEDKLRSGIHRALEKRPVSADKVEQAINKIQSTLRATGEREVPSTMIGELVMDALKGLDKVAYIRFASVYRSFEDVREFGEAIARLED; encoded by the coding sequence ATGCACTGCCCCTTTTGTGCCGCCGCCGACACCAAGGTCATCGACTCCCGCCTGGTGGCCGACGGCCACCAGGTACGCCGCCGCCGCGAATGCCTGCACTGCCATGAACGCTTCACCACCTTCGAGAGCGCCGAACTGGTCATGCCCAAGGTGGTCAAGCACAGCGGCATCCGCGAGCCCTTCGACGAGGATAAGCTGCGCAGCGGCATCCACCGCGCCCTGGAGAAGCGCCCGGTGTCCGCCGACAAGGTCGAACAGGCCATCAACAAGATCCAGAGCACCCTGCGCGCCACCGGCGAGCGCGAGGTACCCTCGACCATGATCGGCGAGCTGGTCATGGACGCCCTCAAGGGCCTGGACAAGGTCGCCTACATCCGCTTCGCCTCCGTGTACCGCAGCTTCGAAGACGTGCGGGAATTCGGCGAGGCCATCGCCCGCCTGGAAGACTGA